A window of the Linepithema humile isolate Giens D197 chromosome 4, Lhum_UNIL_v1.0, whole genome shotgun sequence genome harbors these coding sequences:
- the LOC105672156 gene encoding hippocampus abundant transcript 1 protein isoform X2, producing MKLKKRKSLCAQCVNMPAKVSKKVVGMIIRSRKSIMKDGVITSSGIGEASVYHALVVIFLEFFAWGLLTMPIISVLNETFPDHTFLMNGLIMGIKGILSFLSAPLIGALSDVWGRKFFLLITVAFTCAPIPLMSINTWWFFAMISISGVFACTFSVVFAYVADVTEENQRSLAYGLVSATFAASMVISPALGAYIMTTYGENLAVALATAIAVLDVFFILVAVPESLPEKARPPAPISWEQADPFAALGKVGKDHTILMLCVTVFLSYLPEAGQYSCIFVYLKLAMGFSAFMVAIFIAVVGILSVGAQIILGPLMRTLGSKHTIMLGLLFEMLQLMWYGFGSKMWMMWAAGVLASVSSITYPAISAFVSMHSDADKQGLVQGMVTGMRGLCNGLGPAMFGVIFYLFHVDLNDDTPNLPLKPSFLDETNRTGTSTHLDIMPQVHTLYLQLVPGPPFVFGALLVICALLVAAFIPESNTMSTGSLHHPSTSRRPSGKYAYQKCLSLDVQYEADRVGSGRGKIGPLSPLVDNCNSAAL from the exons ATGAAACTGAAAAAGCGAAAGAGTCTGTGCGCGCAGTGCGTGAATATGCCAGCCAAGGTCTCTAAGAAGGTCGTCGGCATGATCATTCGAAGCCGAAAGTCCATTATGAAGGATGGAGTAATCACG aGTTCCGGTATTGGCGAGGCAAGCGTGTATCATGCATTGgttgtaatatttttggaattctTTGCGTGGGGATTGTTAACCATGCCTATTATTTCGGTACTGAATGAAACATTTCCGGATCACACGTTCCTAATGAATGGCTTAATAATGGGAATTAAAGGAATCTTGTCTTTTCTTTCTGCGCCACTGATCGGTGCTCTCTCTGATGTATGGGGTCGAAAATTCTTTCTACTCATCACAGTGGCCTTCACATGTGCACCAATTCCCTTAATGAGCATTAATACATGGTGGTTTTTTGCCATGATTTCTATCAGTGGCGTATTTGCTTGCACATTTTCAGTAGTGTTTGCATATGTTGCGGATGTAACAGAAGAGAATCAAAGATCGCTGGCATATGGTTTG gTATCGGCAACTTTTGCTGCAAGTATGGTGATAAGTCCAGCTTTAGGTGCTTATATCATGACAACATATGGAGAAAATCTTGCCGTAGCATTAGCAACAGCTATCGCAGTGTTGGATGTGTTTTTCATATTAGTGGCTGTACCTGAAAGTTTGCCTGAGAAAGCACGTCCACCAGCACCTATATCATGGGAGCAAGCTGATCCATTTGCAGCTCTTGGAAAG GTTGGAAAAGACCATACTATTTTAATGCTATGCGTTACTGTGTTCCTGAGCTACCTTCCTGAAGCGGGACAATATAGTTGTATATTTGTTTACTTAAAACTGGCTATGGGCTTCTCCGCTTTCATGGTGGCTATATTTATTGCGGTGGTGGGCATTCTGAGTGTGGGAGCGCAGATTATATTAGGACCCTTGATGAGAACACTTGGCAGCAAACACACTATAATGCTTGGTCTGTTATTTGAGATGTTACAACTCATGTGGTATGGATTCGGCTCAAAAATGTG gATGATGTGGGCTGCGGGAGTGCTTGCTTCTGTATCAAGCATTACATATCCGGCAATTTCCGCATTTGTATCCATGCATTCTGATGCCGATAAACAAGGATTAGTACAAGGCATGGTAACCGGGATGCGTGGTCTCTGCAATGGACTTGGTCCTGCTATGTTCGGTGTCATATTCTATCTTTTCCATGTTGATCTTAACGATGATACGCCCAATCTTCCCTTAAAACCATCATTCTTGGATGAAACCAACAGGACAGGAACGAGTACACATCTAGATATAATGCCTCAGGtacatacattatatttacag CTTGTACCAGGGCCGCCGTTTGTATTTGGTGCATTACTCGTGATTTGTGCGCTATTGGTAGCTGCGTTTATTCCCGAATCAAATACGATGTCAACAGGATCGTTGCATCATCCATCTACTTCCCGGAGGCCCTCCGGTAAATACGCATATCAGAAAT gTTTGTCTTTGGATGTTCAGTACGAAGCAGACCGAGTGGGAAGTGGAAGAGGAAAAATCGGTCCGCTATCACCACTAGTCGATAATTGTAATTCTGCCGCACTATAG
- the LOC105672156 gene encoding hippocampus abundant transcript 1 protein isoform X4, whose amino-acid sequence MPPGANSGTEGLGPSCSEIHNSQDHAVAKLTPPLTFVQQCYRHLKSSGIGEASVYHALVVIFLEFFAWGLLTMPIISVLNETFPDHTFLMNGLIMGIKGILSFLSAPLIGALSDVWGRKFFLLITVAFTCAPIPLMSINTWWFFAMISISGVFACTFSVVFAYVADVTEENQRSLAYGLVSATFAASMVISPALGAYIMTTYGENLAVALATAIAVLDVFFILVAVPESLPEKARPPAPISWEQADPFAALGKVGKDHTILMLCVTVFLSYLPEAGQYSCIFVYLKLAMGFSAFMVAIFIAVVGILSVGAQIILGPLMRTLGSKHTIMLGLLFEMLQLMWYGFGSKMWMMWAAGVLASVSSITYPAISAFVSMHSDADKQGLVQGMVTGMRGLCNGLGPAMFGVIFYLFHVDLNDDTPNLPLKPSFLDETNRTGTSTHLDIMPQVHTLYLQLVPGPPFVFGALLVICALLVAAFIPESNTMSTGSLHHPSTSRRPSGLSLDVQYEADRVGSGRGKIGPLSPLVDNCNSAAL is encoded by the exons ATGCCCCCTGGGGCAAACAGTGGAACAGAGGGCTTGGGCCCGTCCTGTTCTGAGATACATAATAGTCAAGATCATGCTGTAGCTAAGCTCACACCTCCTCTTACATTTGTTCAACAATGCTACAGACATCTCAAG aGTTCCGGTATTGGCGAGGCAAGCGTGTATCATGCATTGgttgtaatatttttggaattctTTGCGTGGGGATTGTTAACCATGCCTATTATTTCGGTACTGAATGAAACATTTCCGGATCACACGTTCCTAATGAATGGCTTAATAATGGGAATTAAAGGAATCTTGTCTTTTCTTTCTGCGCCACTGATCGGTGCTCTCTCTGATGTATGGGGTCGAAAATTCTTTCTACTCATCACAGTGGCCTTCACATGTGCACCAATTCCCTTAATGAGCATTAATACATGGTGGTTTTTTGCCATGATTTCTATCAGTGGCGTATTTGCTTGCACATTTTCAGTAGTGTTTGCATATGTTGCGGATGTAACAGAAGAGAATCAAAGATCGCTGGCATATGGTTTG gTATCGGCAACTTTTGCTGCAAGTATGGTGATAAGTCCAGCTTTAGGTGCTTATATCATGACAACATATGGAGAAAATCTTGCCGTAGCATTAGCAACAGCTATCGCAGTGTTGGATGTGTTTTTCATATTAGTGGCTGTACCTGAAAGTTTGCCTGAGAAAGCACGTCCACCAGCACCTATATCATGGGAGCAAGCTGATCCATTTGCAGCTCTTGGAAAG GTTGGAAAAGACCATACTATTTTAATGCTATGCGTTACTGTGTTCCTGAGCTACCTTCCTGAAGCGGGACAATATAGTTGTATATTTGTTTACTTAAAACTGGCTATGGGCTTCTCCGCTTTCATGGTGGCTATATTTATTGCGGTGGTGGGCATTCTGAGTGTGGGAGCGCAGATTATATTAGGACCCTTGATGAGAACACTTGGCAGCAAACACACTATAATGCTTGGTCTGTTATTTGAGATGTTACAACTCATGTGGTATGGATTCGGCTCAAAAATGTG gATGATGTGGGCTGCGGGAGTGCTTGCTTCTGTATCAAGCATTACATATCCGGCAATTTCCGCATTTGTATCCATGCATTCTGATGCCGATAAACAAGGATTAGTACAAGGCATGGTAACCGGGATGCGTGGTCTCTGCAATGGACTTGGTCCTGCTATGTTCGGTGTCATATTCTATCTTTTCCATGTTGATCTTAACGATGATACGCCCAATCTTCCCTTAAAACCATCATTCTTGGATGAAACCAACAGGACAGGAACGAGTACACATCTAGATATAATGCCTCAGGtacatacattatatttacag CTTGTACCAGGGCCGCCGTTTGTATTTGGTGCATTACTCGTGATTTGTGCGCTATTGGTAGCTGCGTTTATTCCCGAATCAAATACGATGTCAACAGGATCGTTGCATCATCCATCTACTTCCCGGAGGCCCTCCG gTTTGTCTTTGGATGTTCAGTACGAAGCAGACCGAGTGGGAAGTGGAAGAGGAAAAATCGGTCCGCTATCACCACTAGTCGATAATTGTAATTCTGCCGCACTATAG
- the LOC105672156 gene encoding hippocampus abundant transcript 1 protein isoform X1, with translation MPPGANSGTEGLGPSCSEIHNSQDHAVAKLTPPLTFVQQCYRHLKSSGIGEASVYHALVVIFLEFFAWGLLTMPIISVLNETFPDHTFLMNGLIMGIKGILSFLSAPLIGALSDVWGRKFFLLITVAFTCAPIPLMSINTWWFFAMISISGVFACTFSVVFAYVADVTEENQRSLAYGLVSATFAASMVISPALGAYIMTTYGENLAVALATAIAVLDVFFILVAVPESLPEKARPPAPISWEQADPFAALGKVGKDHTILMLCVTVFLSYLPEAGQYSCIFVYLKLAMGFSAFMVAIFIAVVGILSVGAQIILGPLMRTLGSKHTIMLGLLFEMLQLMWYGFGSKMWMMWAAGVLASVSSITYPAISAFVSMHSDADKQGLVQGMVTGMRGLCNGLGPAMFGVIFYLFHVDLNDDTPNLPLKPSFLDETNRTGTSTHLDIMPQVHTLYLQLVPGPPFVFGALLVICALLVAAFIPESNTMSTGSLHHPSTSRRPSGKYAYQKCLSLDVQYEADRVGSGRGKIGPLSPLVDNCNSAAL, from the exons ATGCCCCCTGGGGCAAACAGTGGAACAGAGGGCTTGGGCCCGTCCTGTTCTGAGATACATAATAGTCAAGATCATGCTGTAGCTAAGCTCACACCTCCTCTTACATTTGTTCAACAATGCTACAGACATCTCAAG aGTTCCGGTATTGGCGAGGCAAGCGTGTATCATGCATTGgttgtaatatttttggaattctTTGCGTGGGGATTGTTAACCATGCCTATTATTTCGGTACTGAATGAAACATTTCCGGATCACACGTTCCTAATGAATGGCTTAATAATGGGAATTAAAGGAATCTTGTCTTTTCTTTCTGCGCCACTGATCGGTGCTCTCTCTGATGTATGGGGTCGAAAATTCTTTCTACTCATCACAGTGGCCTTCACATGTGCACCAATTCCCTTAATGAGCATTAATACATGGTGGTTTTTTGCCATGATTTCTATCAGTGGCGTATTTGCTTGCACATTTTCAGTAGTGTTTGCATATGTTGCGGATGTAACAGAAGAGAATCAAAGATCGCTGGCATATGGTTTG gTATCGGCAACTTTTGCTGCAAGTATGGTGATAAGTCCAGCTTTAGGTGCTTATATCATGACAACATATGGAGAAAATCTTGCCGTAGCATTAGCAACAGCTATCGCAGTGTTGGATGTGTTTTTCATATTAGTGGCTGTACCTGAAAGTTTGCCTGAGAAAGCACGTCCACCAGCACCTATATCATGGGAGCAAGCTGATCCATTTGCAGCTCTTGGAAAG GTTGGAAAAGACCATACTATTTTAATGCTATGCGTTACTGTGTTCCTGAGCTACCTTCCTGAAGCGGGACAATATAGTTGTATATTTGTTTACTTAAAACTGGCTATGGGCTTCTCCGCTTTCATGGTGGCTATATTTATTGCGGTGGTGGGCATTCTGAGTGTGGGAGCGCAGATTATATTAGGACCCTTGATGAGAACACTTGGCAGCAAACACACTATAATGCTTGGTCTGTTATTTGAGATGTTACAACTCATGTGGTATGGATTCGGCTCAAAAATGTG gATGATGTGGGCTGCGGGAGTGCTTGCTTCTGTATCAAGCATTACATATCCGGCAATTTCCGCATTTGTATCCATGCATTCTGATGCCGATAAACAAGGATTAGTACAAGGCATGGTAACCGGGATGCGTGGTCTCTGCAATGGACTTGGTCCTGCTATGTTCGGTGTCATATTCTATCTTTTCCATGTTGATCTTAACGATGATACGCCCAATCTTCCCTTAAAACCATCATTCTTGGATGAAACCAACAGGACAGGAACGAGTACACATCTAGATATAATGCCTCAGGtacatacattatatttacag CTTGTACCAGGGCCGCCGTTTGTATTTGGTGCATTACTCGTGATTTGTGCGCTATTGGTAGCTGCGTTTATTCCCGAATCAAATACGATGTCAACAGGATCGTTGCATCATCCATCTACTTCCCGGAGGCCCTCCGGTAAATACGCATATCAGAAAT gTTTGTCTTTGGATGTTCAGTACGAAGCAGACCGAGTGGGAAGTGGAAGAGGAAAAATCGGTCCGCTATCACCACTAGTCGATAATTGTAATTCTGCCGCACTATAG
- the LOC105672156 gene encoding hippocampus abundant transcript 1 protein isoform X3, translating to MPPGANSGTEGLGPSCSEIHNSQDHAVAKLTPPLTFVQQCYRHLKSSGIGEASVYHALVVIFLEFFAWGLLTMPIISVLNETFPDHTFLMNGLIMGIKGILSFLSAPLIGALSDVWGRKFFLLITVAFTCAPIPLMSINTWWFFAMISISGVFACTFSVVFAYVADVTEENQRSLAYGLVSATFAASMVISPALGAYIMTTYGENLAVALATAIAVLDVFFILVAVPESLPEKARPPAPISWEQADPFAALGKVGKDHTILMLCVTVFLSYLPEAGQYSCIFVYLKLAMGFSAFMVAIFIAVVGILSVGAQIILGPLMRTLGSKHTIMLGLLFEMLQLMWYGFGSKMWMMWAAGVLASVSSITYPAISAFVSMHSDADKQGLVQGMVTGMRGLCNGLGPAMFGVIFYLFHVDLNDDTPNLPLKPSFLDETNRTGTSTHLDIMPQLVPGPPFVFGALLVICALLVAAFIPESNTMSTGSLHHPSTSRRPSGKYAYQKCLSLDVQYEADRVGSGRGKIGPLSPLVDNCNSAAL from the exons ATGCCCCCTGGGGCAAACAGTGGAACAGAGGGCTTGGGCCCGTCCTGTTCTGAGATACATAATAGTCAAGATCATGCTGTAGCTAAGCTCACACCTCCTCTTACATTTGTTCAACAATGCTACAGACATCTCAAG aGTTCCGGTATTGGCGAGGCAAGCGTGTATCATGCATTGgttgtaatatttttggaattctTTGCGTGGGGATTGTTAACCATGCCTATTATTTCGGTACTGAATGAAACATTTCCGGATCACACGTTCCTAATGAATGGCTTAATAATGGGAATTAAAGGAATCTTGTCTTTTCTTTCTGCGCCACTGATCGGTGCTCTCTCTGATGTATGGGGTCGAAAATTCTTTCTACTCATCACAGTGGCCTTCACATGTGCACCAATTCCCTTAATGAGCATTAATACATGGTGGTTTTTTGCCATGATTTCTATCAGTGGCGTATTTGCTTGCACATTTTCAGTAGTGTTTGCATATGTTGCGGATGTAACAGAAGAGAATCAAAGATCGCTGGCATATGGTTTG gTATCGGCAACTTTTGCTGCAAGTATGGTGATAAGTCCAGCTTTAGGTGCTTATATCATGACAACATATGGAGAAAATCTTGCCGTAGCATTAGCAACAGCTATCGCAGTGTTGGATGTGTTTTTCATATTAGTGGCTGTACCTGAAAGTTTGCCTGAGAAAGCACGTCCACCAGCACCTATATCATGGGAGCAAGCTGATCCATTTGCAGCTCTTGGAAAG GTTGGAAAAGACCATACTATTTTAATGCTATGCGTTACTGTGTTCCTGAGCTACCTTCCTGAAGCGGGACAATATAGTTGTATATTTGTTTACTTAAAACTGGCTATGGGCTTCTCCGCTTTCATGGTGGCTATATTTATTGCGGTGGTGGGCATTCTGAGTGTGGGAGCGCAGATTATATTAGGACCCTTGATGAGAACACTTGGCAGCAAACACACTATAATGCTTGGTCTGTTATTTGAGATGTTACAACTCATGTGGTATGGATTCGGCTCAAAAATGTG gATGATGTGGGCTGCGGGAGTGCTTGCTTCTGTATCAAGCATTACATATCCGGCAATTTCCGCATTTGTATCCATGCATTCTGATGCCGATAAACAAGGATTAGTACAAGGCATGGTAACCGGGATGCGTGGTCTCTGCAATGGACTTGGTCCTGCTATGTTCGGTGTCATATTCTATCTTTTCCATGTTGATCTTAACGATGATACGCCCAATCTTCCCTTAAAACCATCATTCTTGGATGAAACCAACAGGACAGGAACGAGTACACATCTAGATATAATGCCTCAG CTTGTACCAGGGCCGCCGTTTGTATTTGGTGCATTACTCGTGATTTGTGCGCTATTGGTAGCTGCGTTTATTCCCGAATCAAATACGATGTCAACAGGATCGTTGCATCATCCATCTACTTCCCGGAGGCCCTCCGGTAAATACGCATATCAGAAAT gTTTGTCTTTGGATGTTCAGTACGAAGCAGACCGAGTGGGAAGTGGAAGAGGAAAAATCGGTCCGCTATCACCACTAGTCGATAATTGTAATTCTGCCGCACTATAG
- the TBC1d7 gene encoding TBC1 domain family member 7, translating to MTDERNFRSSYYEKVGFRSVEEKKSLEILLKERPFDKTKLKQFCLRFTVPAMYRNFLWKVLLDVIPVYVESHEFIMTQRTIEFQDLQKALKIAKIIDDCTKPHLVFLAMWLLRTRRAKVDMTAQLESPLHRAMSKMAETLWHVIDIESEQEKLVDMYWILSGLFVHVEKLKKEVGKLQECTYTLLERDDAELYKHLVKIDALYNLPYDLWFYSCFAGIICDGSIAKIWDKITVGAYRILVFVAVVTLTTLRRLLLRCENIDNVLDTINNITEETSEMIVNKAIESMQQSGTTQQVDMYFTKHNVFHVRLLFILKIITFY from the exons ATGACAGATGAACGAAATTTTCGTTCATCATATTATGAGAAA GTTGGTTTTCGTAGCGTCGAAGAGAAAAAGTCTTTGGagatattattgaaagaaCGACCGTTTGACAAAACAAAACTGAAGCAGTTTTGTTTAAGATTTACTGTGCCTGCTATGTACAGAAATTTCTTATGGAAAGTGTTACTTGATGTTATACCAGTTTATGTGGAAAGTCATGAATTTATAATGACTCAACGTACAATAGAATTTCAAGACCTACAGAAAGCATTAAAGATTGCAAAAATCATAGATGATTGTACAAAACCTCATCTAGTATTTCTAGCAATGTGGCTGCTGCGTACAAGAAGAGCAAAAGTTGACATGACTGCTCAGTTGGAATCGCCATTACACAG aGCTATGAGTAAAATGGCTGAGACACTATGGCATGTGATTGATATTGAATCTGAACAAGAGAAACTAGTCGATATGTATTGGATATTATCTGGACTCTTTGTACATGtggaaaagttaaaaaaggaAGTGGGCAAATTACAAGAATGTACATATACATTGTTAGAAAGAGATGATGCTGAATTATATAAGCATCTTGTTAAAATTGATGCACTTTATAATCTCCCATATGATTTATGGTTTTATTCGTGTTTTGCTGGCATAATATGCGATGGATCTATTGCTAA gaTATGGGATAAAATAACAGTTGGTGCATATCGAATTTTAGTATTTGTTGCTGTGGTTACATTAACCACTTTGAGACGGCTATTATTAAGGTGTGAAAATATAGACAATGTATTGGatactattaataat ataACAGAAGAAACATCAGAGATGATAGTTAATAAAGCAATTGAATCTATGCAGCAAAGTGGGACAACACAACAAGttgatatgtattttacaaaacaca atgtTTTTCATGTGAgacttttatttatcttaaaaataatcactttttattaa
- the LOC105672158 gene encoding probable methyltransferase-like protein 25, which produces MAEYHNYFEKTLDFINRYKKLIDCHLVDFITEKLWDKCLPEKLKSELESIDTNDDIWTENNISSELNNFIQLTKSLSLESCPAVICVNNLPKLLPQFFNQEQLVKNQFNHATSEFMSTKKSYEIEVLGKVIAEMALSTNSLVIDAGAGKAYLSTYLSEHFNVPVLAIDSSQVCHKGAINRQEKIKKKRQSSLKVRYIVQELNDMTNYNEMVNTYYPNWSLNKNLILTGLHTCGGLVHSVIKTFLCSKDINLLFVVPCCYHLADESLSGRWNFSKNARMLAQQSIERSKHNKQLSPSLFYRAVLQVILHSMGYYNTKVGRNGPVDNFVNYAKWALSKIGVDNKQIPSITVLQEIYENHVHFEQKLHIFQTLRIYMSSVVEAAIMLDRIIFLQNNTESSKIAIVRLFDPTLSPRCYAIMATK; this is translated from the exons atggcGGAATACcacaattattttgaaaagacattggattttattaatagatataaaaaattaatagattgtCATTTGGTTGATtttattactgaaaaattATGGGACAAGTGTTTACCAGAAAAGCTTAAATCAGAGCTTGAAAGTATTGATACAAACGATGATATTTGGACAGAAAACAACATAAGCtcggaattaaataattttatacaattaacaAAATCACTTTCTTTAGAATCGTGTCCTGCTGTTATATGCGTAAACAATTTGCCAAAATTGTTACCACAATTTTTCAACCAAGAACAATTGGTTAAAAACCAATTTAACCATGCAACATCCGAATTTATGAGTACCAAGAAATCATATGAAATTGAAGTTCTTGGAAAAGTTATTGCTGAAATGGCACTTTCTACTAACAGTTTAGTAATAGATGCTGGAGCTGGAAAAGCATACTTGTCAACATATTTATCAGAACATTTCAATGTTCCTGTCTTAGCAATTGATTCATCGCAAGTTTGTCACAAAGGTGCAATAAATCGTcaagaaaagattaaaaaaaagagacaatCGTCCCTAAAg GTTCGATACATAGTTCAAGAATTAAATGATATGactaattataatgaaatggTGAATACATATTATCCTAATTGGAGTTTAAACAAAAATCTCATTTTGACAGGATTACATACCTGTGGAGGACTTGTACATTCTGTAATTAAAACCTTCTTATGttcaaaagatattaatttgctttttGTAGTCCCATGTTGTTACCATCTAGCAGATGAATCATTGAGTGGACGTTggaatttttctaaaaatgctAGAATGTTGGCTCAACAATCTATTGAAAGGAGTAAACATAATAAACAACTTTCTCcttcattattttacagaGCTGTGCTACAAGTTATCCTGCATTCTATGG GCTATTACAACACTAAAGTAGGTCGTAATGGTCCAGTGGATAATTTTGTGAATTATGCAAAATGGGCTCTATCCAAAATTGGAGTAGATAATAAACAG ataccTTCTATCACTGTTCTACAGGAAATATATGAGAACCATGTACATTTTGAACAAAAGTTGCATATCTTTCAAACGTTAAGAATATATATGAGTTCAGTGGTGGAGGCAGCTATTATGTTggatagaataatatttctgcaaaataatacCGAGAGTTCTAAGATTGCTATAGTACGCTTGTTTGATCCAACACTCTCACCCAGATGTTATGCAATAATGGCaacaaa ATAA
- the LOC105672160 gene encoding cell division cycle-associated protein 7-like, with product MDENDYDALRAKNEAERKTLFAELFKDIKKQTDEIKKLEKKHSIEQNYNKNQPPRKKRRTTKDLEDFRNNGIRLEFRRKYNTRSRKMTSNGSESDSEDENNENNLSKFKSNRPKLKVLFPWAKPFQRSIDLMKIVCDVDEEEEEEKDDTSDDDSYVENKRKRRGYRTRKSSDSENIPSVDEITEEMLENVAEKSTQKTYCKINGTSCHQCRQKTLDTKTICRSGECVGVRGQFCGPCLLGRYGENAADALKDPDWACPPCRGLCNCSICRTRNGLRPTGILAPTAQEEGYSSVMDYLQVGEFEDTE from the exons atggATGAAAATGATTATGATGCCCTTCGGGCAAAAAATGAAGCAGAGAGAAAAACTCTT TTTGCAGAGCTGTTTAAAGACATAAAGAAGCAAAccgatgaaattaaaaaactagagaaaaaacattcaattgagcaaaattataataaaaatcaaccaCCTAGGAAAAAACGCAGAACTACTAAAGATTTGGAAGATTTTAGAAACAATGGAATACGTCTGGAGTTTCGTCGGAAGTACAACACTAGAAGCAGAAAAATGACATCCAACGGCAGTGAATCTGATTCCGAAGATGAGaataatgaaaacaatttgtcaaaatttaaaagcaaTCGACCAaagttgaaagttttatttccaTGGGCAAAGCCATTTCAACGATCCATTGATTTGATGAAAATTGTATGTGATGTGgatgaagaggaagaagaggaaaaagaTGACACATCTGATGATGATAGCTATGTGGAAAATAAACGAAAACGAAGAGGTTACAGAACAAGAAAATCATCAGATTCAGAAAATATACCATCAGTGGATGAAATTACAGAAGAAATGTTAGAAAATGTAGCAGAGAAAAGTACCCAGAAAACATATTGTAAAATCAACGGTACTTCTTGTCATCAATGTAGACAGAAGACTTTAGatacaaaaacaatttgtaGATCAGGAGAATGTGTAGGTGTTAGAGGACAATTTTGTGGACCATGCTTATTAGGAAGGTATGGCGAAAATGCTGCAGATGCATTAAAAGATCCT GACTGGGCTTGTCCACCTTGTAGAGGCTTATGTAATTGTAGTATATGTCGAACCAGAAATGGACTTCGCCCTACAGGAATTTTAGCCCCCACTGCACAGGAAGAAGGATATTCATCTGTCATGGATTATCTGCAAGTAGGAGAATTTGAGGATAcagagtaa